In Penicillium oxalicum strain HP7-1 chromosome I, whole genome shotgun sequence, a single window of DNA contains:
- a CDS encoding Lipase, which produces MMFFGQAGLLVGMAALAAAAPSQLVPRAVSSGTLDQLTLFAQYSAASYCANNVNSPGDAITCSGGYCPKLQSAGVKSLFEFDDSTEFGDVAGFLSVDTANKLLVLSFRGSRTISNWIANLDFGQADASSLCIGCKAHSGFLKAWTVVSDDVMPPLVSAMAKYPGFRLVLTGHSFGGAVAALGATALRKAGYKLDLYTYGQPRVGNTALATYMTNQGSMYRVTHSNDIVPKLPPPLLGYTHASPEYWITSGDNVAVTTKDITQVNGIGSKDGNAGSNGDSIPAHNWYIVNIDGCK; this is translated from the exons ATGATGTTCTTCGGTCAAGCTGGATTACTGGTGGGCATGGCAGCCCTGGCGGCCGCTGCGCCTTCCCAGCTCGTTCCTCGAG CGGTCTCTTCTGGTACCTTGGACCAGTTGACCCTCTTCGCGCAGTACTCAGCTGCCTCGTACTGTGCGAACAACGTCAACTCTCCGGGCGACGCCATCACTTGCTCCGGGGGCTACTGCCCCAAGTTGCAGTCGGCTGGTGTCAAGTCTCTGTTTGAGTTTGACGA CTCTACCGAGTTCGGCGACGTGGCTGGCTTCCTTTCCGTGGACACCGCCAACAAGCTTCTGGTGCTTTCCTTCCGGGGCAGCAGAACCATCAGCAACTGGATCGCCAACCTGGACTTTGGCCAAGCTGACGCCAGCAGTCTTTGCATTGGCTGCAAGGCTCACTCCGGCTTCCTCAAGGCCTGGACAGTGGTCTCTGATGATGTGATGCCCCCCTTGGTCAGCGCCATGGCCAAGTATCCCGGCTTCCGCCTCGTCTTGACCGGTCACA GCTTCGGTGGTGCGGTTGCGGCTTTGGGTGCTACCGCCCTTCGCAAGGCCGGATACAAATTGGATCTC TACACCTATGGCCAACCTCGCGTGGGTAACACTGCGCTGGCCACTTACATGACCAACCAAGGCAGCATGTACCGGGTCACTCACTCCAACGACATTGTGCCCAAGCTCCCCCCACCTCTGCTTGGATACACTCACGCCAGCCCCGAGTACTGGATTACCAGTGGTGATAATGTCGCCGTCACCACCAAGGACATCACCCAGGTCAACGGAATCGGTTCCAAGGATGGCAACGCCGGATCTAATGGCGACAGCATTCCGGCCCACAACTGGTACATTGTGAACATCGATGGCTGTAAATAA
- a CDS encoding Lactobacillus shifted protein, whose product MIVPRFENRMQANDPSPPVVKPNVSETNAHVLTDRHEKWDGLMVEEPAKAERLRSLQSPNELPLGLLASSLASRPWSALASNRPLWRPRANTFTWKLLQPRPMAAIELIHKQPVRWTKSRVVSCDGGGGPLGHPKVFINTDKPEMSLAATAAFPLLTSTIVPTSSLFRH is encoded by the exons ATGAT TGTGCCCCGGTTCGAGAACCGCATGCAGGCCAACGACCCGAGCCCGCCGGTCGTCAAGCCCAATGTGTCCGAGACCAATGCTCATGTGTTGACTGATCGTCATGAGAAGTGGGATGGTCTGATGGTGGAGGAACCGGCCAAGGCAGAGCGTCTGCGCAGCCTCCAGTCGCCCAACGAGCTACCACTTGGTCTGCTAGCCAGCAGCCTCGCGAGCAGGCCATGGTCGGCCCTCGCTTCGAACAGACCATTATGGAGACCCAG GGCTAATACATTTACTTGGAAACTTCTACAGCCGCGCCCAATGGCTGCCATTGAGCTCATTCACAAGCAGCCCGTTCGCTGGACAAAGTCTCGGGTTGTCAGCTGCGACGGTGGCGGTGGTCCCCTCGGTCACCCCAAGGTCTTTATCAACACCGACAAGCCCGAGATGTCCCTTGCGGCTACTGCGGCCTTCCCTTT GCTCACGAGCACCATCGTTCCTACCTCGAGTCTCTTCCGCCACTAG
- a CDS encoding UPF0047 protein, whose product MSWFQKTFTLPPRSRGSYLITDTVLAELPEIRDYKVGMVNLFVQHTSCALSLNENWDDDVRADMSDALDRIAPYDRKGDLYRHSAEGEDDMPAHIKSALIGASVNIPISNGRLATGTWQGIWYLEFRTSRHTRKVVATIQGQKA is encoded by the exons ATGTCCTGGTTCCAAAAGACCTTCACCCTCCCACCCCGCAGTCGCGGCTCCTACCTCATCACCGACACCGTCCTCGCCGAATTACCCGAGATCCGCGACTACAAGGTCGGCATGGTCAACCTGTTTGTGCAGCATACGAGTTGCGCTCTCTCGTTGAACGAGAATTGGGATGACGATGTGCGGGCGGATATGAGTGATGCGCTGGATCGTATTGCGCCGTATGATCGGAAGGGTGATTTGTATCGTCATTCGGCGGAGGGTGAGGATGATATGCCG GCCCACATCAAGTCCGCGCTGATCGGCGCCTCTGTGAATATTCCCATCTCGAATGGTCGTCTGGCGACAGGCACCTGGCAGGGAATCTGGTACCTCGAGTTCCGCACGAGTCGGCATACGCGCAAGGTGGTCGCGACCATTCAGGGTCAGAAGGCTTGA